Part of the Kitasatospora sp. NBC_00374 genome is shown below.
CGTCGTCGACACGGAACTCGTACACCGCATGGAGTCCGTCGGCGGCCCCGGTGTCGAAGCAGGCTCGTAGCCCGAGTACGGCCCAGCCCGGATGGAACGTCTCGCTCTGGCGCCGTTCGCCCATCGCCCACCTCAGGCCCCACCGGGCCAGCTCCAGGATCGCCGGTCCGAGTTCCTCGCCTGCCTCGGTGAGGGCGTATGCGGAGGTCCGGGCAGGCGGGGGGAGGGTGATCCTGTGGGCCAGCCCCTCGCGTTCCAGGTGCTTCAGGCGGGCGGCCAGCAGTCCGGTGCCGAGGCCGCGCAGGCTGGCCTGCAGGTCGCCGAACCGCTTGGGGCCGGTCAGAAGTTCGCGGATCAGCAGCAGCGTCCAGCGCTCGCCGACGAGGTCGAGGGTGCGCGCGGTTGCGCAGTACTGGTTGTACGTTCGCTGTTCCACTTCGTCATTCTAGACTTCGCGCTTCCTGTTCCTGATCGACGATGCGTCGAGGAGTATCCGGCTGAGCGGCTCCGGATCGGTCAGCATCACGTCGTGCGGGCCGCCCAATTCGTGCGTCCGGTATCCGACGGCCTCGCCGAACCGGTCGAACGGATAGGTCTGCGGCGTGCAGTAGACGGCGGTTCCGGGAATCCGGTCGAC
Proteins encoded:
- a CDS encoding winged helix-turn-helix transcriptional regulator, translating into MEQRTYNQYCATARTLDLVGERWTLLLIRELLTGPKRFGDLQASLRGLGTGLLAARLKHLEREGLAHRITLPPPARTSAYALTEAGEELGPAILELARWGLRWAMGERRQSETFHPGWAVLGLRACFDTGAADGLHAVYEFRVDDEPFHARIDDGAIEALHGPAQHPDATITIGREAFLRLTGQSLTIAEAIETGAASASGDEEALRRLKGLFRLPPPRARTADRPPS